Proteins from one Dama dama isolate Ldn47 chromosome 12, ASM3311817v1, whole genome shotgun sequence genomic window:
- the LOC133066816 gene encoding LOW QUALITY PROTEIN: small integral membrane protein 27-like (The sequence of the model RefSeq protein was modified relative to this genomic sequence to represent the inferred CDS: substituted 2 bases at 2 genomic stop codons), whose amino-acid sequence MKPVSCHTLGQIYSALYSVILLSWGYIIYASIVAIXXQLRKEYPSKIFRMSEDF is encoded by the coding sequence ATGAAGCCAGTGAGTTGCCACACACTGGGCCAAATTTATTCAGCTTTGTATTCTGTCATATTGCTGTCCTGGGGATACATCATCTATGCATCAATTGTAGCTATATGATGACAGCTAAGGAAGGAATACCCAAGTAAAATCTTCAGGATGAGTGAAGATTTTTAA